The following proteins are co-located in the Synechococcus sp. PROS-U-1 genome:
- a CDS encoding monovalent cation/H(+) antiporter subunit G — protein sequence MNTVLSILAWCLIGLGILLWFWGTIPLLLRRSIFFRLHALTVSDTIGSLLIVGGLLLLRSREWPLLLLSLVSLVLWNSTFSIVLSRLAAEDATDPQTGVLQEEAIR from the coding sequence ATGAACACGGTCCTTTCCATTCTGGCCTGGTGCTTGATTGGGCTTGGCATCTTGCTCTGGTTCTGGGGAACGATTCCCCTGCTCTTGCGCCGGTCGATCTTCTTTCGACTTCATGCCCTCACGGTTTCCGACACCATCGGCTCCCTATTGATCGTGGGCGGCCTGCTGCTACTCCGCAGCCGTGAATGGCCCTTGCTGCTGCTCAGTCTTGTCAGCCTTGTGCTGTGGAATTCCACCTTCAGCATCGTTTTGAGTCGCTTGGCAGCAGAGGACGCAACCGATCCTCAAACCGGGGTTCTGCAGGAGGAGGCCATCCGATGA
- a CDS encoding hydrogenase subunit MbhD domain-containing protein, whose translation MTPSYVIPPLLGIPLIGLALVRCDDPWKALVLRSSLGGFASLLFATYGAVDVAVTEALVGTLLSTLLYTVAIKSTTTFRLLQHPQASMAPEQEQQLRRLLSMVGLRLELIGIAPSSATGDLHAAFIRNHENQPTVLIRHSSLLAELTARDSHAVREMNLILDPSLGSR comes from the coding sequence ATGACTCCCTCTTACGTCATCCCACCCCTCCTGGGCATCCCCCTGATTGGCCTGGCCCTTGTGCGTTGTGACGATCCCTGGAAAGCCCTTGTCTTACGAAGCAGTCTGGGTGGCTTCGCTTCTCTGCTATTCGCCACATATGGCGCTGTAGATGTGGCCGTCACTGAAGCCCTTGTGGGCACGTTGCTCTCCACGTTGCTCTATACCGTCGCAATCAAAAGCACCACCACATTCCGACTCCTCCAACATCCCCAAGCCTCGATGGCCCCTGAGCAAGAGCAACAGCTCAGACGACTTCTTTCCATGGTGGGGCTGCGTCTCGAACTCATTGGAATCGCCCCGTCTTCAGCAACTGGTGACCTTCATGCAGCCTTCATCCGGAACCATGAGAACCAGCCCACGGTTCTCATCCGGCATAGCTCCTTACTGGCCGAGCTCACCGCCCGTGATTCCCACGCCGTCAGGGAGATGAATCTCATTCTGGATCCCTCTCTCGGAAGCCGATGA
- the lpdA gene encoding dihydrolipoyl dehydrogenase, giving the protein MSDASFDFDVIVIGAGYGGFDAAKHSADHGLKTAIVESRDMGGTCVNRGCVPSKALLAASGKVRELADDKHLSSFGIHAAPVRFERQKIADHANQLVQTIRTNLTKTLERAGVTILRGHGRLEGSQRVGLREPSGVDRVLTAKDVIIATGSDPFVPPGIETDGSTVFTSDEAINLEWLPRWIAIIGSGYIGLEFADVYTALGCEVTMIEAMDKVMPTFDPDIAKIAGRHLIDGRDIDARSGLLARKVTPGCPVQIELADFNSRELVETLEVDAVLVATGRVPSSKGLNLESLNVETNRGFVPIDDAMRVLVNDQPVPHLWAVGDVTGKLMLAHTAAAQGTVAVDNILGHAREIDYRSIPAATFTHPEISSVGLTEADAKALAEKDGFQLGSVRSYFKANSKALAELDSDGLMKLLFNKSSGEVLGAHIYGLHAADLIQEVANAVARRQSVRQLATEVHTHPTLSEVVEVAYKQAAAQVAA; this is encoded by the coding sequence TTGGTGCCGGCTACGGCGGCTTCGATGCCGCCAAGCACTCCGCAGATCATGGCCTGAAGACAGCGATTGTTGAATCCCGCGACATGGGAGGCACTTGTGTGAACCGGGGCTGCGTTCCCTCCAAGGCCCTGCTGGCCGCCAGCGGCAAGGTGCGGGAGCTGGCTGACGACAAGCACCTATCGAGCTTCGGCATTCATGCCGCTCCCGTGCGTTTCGAGCGGCAAAAGATCGCCGACCACGCCAATCAGCTCGTTCAAACCATTCGGACCAACCTCACCAAGACCCTGGAACGGGCTGGGGTGACGATCCTCAGGGGGCATGGCCGTCTCGAGGGCAGCCAGAGAGTCGGGCTGCGGGAACCCAGCGGTGTCGACAGGGTTCTGACCGCTAAGGACGTGATCATCGCCACGGGGTCTGATCCCTTTGTGCCGCCGGGCATCGAAACCGATGGCAGCACGGTTTTCACCAGTGACGAGGCCATCAACCTGGAATGGCTGCCCCGCTGGATCGCGATCATCGGCAGCGGTTACATCGGCCTTGAATTCGCTGATGTGTACACCGCCCTCGGTTGCGAAGTGACGATGATCGAGGCCATGGACAAGGTGATGCCCACCTTTGATCCCGACATCGCCAAGATCGCTGGGCGTCATCTGATTGATGGTCGCGATATCGATGCACGTTCCGGTCTGCTGGCCCGCAAGGTCACCCCAGGCTGTCCGGTGCAGATCGAACTGGCTGATTTCAACAGCCGTGAATTGGTGGAGACCCTTGAGGTGGATGCCGTTCTGGTGGCGACAGGGCGTGTTCCCAGCAGCAAGGGCCTCAACTTGGAGTCGCTAAATGTAGAGACGAACCGCGGCTTCGTCCCGATCGACGACGCCATGCGGGTCTTGGTCAACGACCAGCCTGTTCCCCATCTCTGGGCCGTCGGAGATGTGACAGGCAAGCTGATGCTGGCCCACACCGCTGCTGCCCAAGGCACCGTTGCCGTGGACAACATCCTTGGCCATGCGCGTGAGATCGATTACCGCAGCATTCCGGCAGCCACCTTCACCCATCCCGAGATCAGCTCTGTTGGCCTGACCGAGGCGGATGCCAAAGCTTTAGCCGAGAAGGATGGCTTCCAGCTCGGTTCCGTTCGCAGCTACTTCAAGGCCAATTCCAAAGCTTTGGCTGAGCTGGACAGTGACGGCCTGATGAAGCTGCTCTTCAACAAGTCCAGTGGTGAAGTGCTGGGGGCCCACATCTATGGCCTTCACGCCGCCGATCTGATCCAGGAGGTGGCCAATGCCGTTGCCCGCCGTCAGAGCGTGCGTCAGCTCGCCACCGAAGTCCACACCCACCCAACCCTCAGCGAGGTGGTGGAGGTTGCTTACAAGCAGGCTGCCGCCCAAGTAGCTGCCTGA
- a CDS encoding MnhB domain-containing protein, producing the protein MIASIIPLLALLGLLITLTSTGLGLVQGMEQVVPAPLSVNALVDQFGVPNVVTPIVLDLRLYDTVGEVIVFTLASMGVHHLLSSETAEHDLKPADDEAAVVLFRLGAVLNTLIAVELAVRGHLSPGGGFAAGVAGGTALALVLLFGGSAEATGAYRRIHAETLEESAVLIFIVLSLLLLEGFNLPSGEYGAVLSGGLLPILNILVGLKVTLGSWGMIQRFLTTNQLH; encoded by the coding sequence ATGATCGCGTCAATCATCCCCCTACTTGCCTTACTCGGTCTGCTGATCACGCTGACCAGCACAGGGCTCGGACTGGTGCAAGGGATGGAACAGGTCGTTCCTGCCCCGCTTTCTGTCAATGCACTGGTGGATCAGTTCGGCGTACCAAACGTGGTCACGCCCATCGTTCTGGATCTCAGGCTTTACGACACTGTCGGCGAAGTGATTGTCTTCACATTGGCCTCAATGGGCGTGCATCACCTCTTGAGCAGCGAAACGGCCGAACACGATCTCAAACCAGCCGACGACGAAGCGGCGGTGGTTCTCTTCCGCCTCGGCGCCGTTCTCAACACATTGATCGCCGTCGAACTCGCCGTGCGAGGTCACTTGAGCCCAGGTGGTGGATTTGCCGCTGGAGTTGCAGGAGGGACTGCACTCGCTCTTGTGCTTTTGTTCGGCGGCTCCGCTGAGGCAACGGGGGCTTATCGCAGGATTCACGCCGAGACGCTTGAAGAAAGCGCTGTGCTGATCTTCATCGTGCTGAGCCTGTTGCTGCTGGAGGGGTTCAATCTGCCCAGCGGAGAGTACGGGGCTGTCCTCAGTGGTGGATTGCTTCCCATCCTCAATATTCTTGTTGGGCTGAAAGTGACCCTGGGTTCATGGGGAATGATCCAGCGGTTTCTCACGACCAACCAGCTGCATTAG
- the trpC gene encoding indole-3-glycerol phosphate synthase TrpC — MEIRRRPPNPKVRVAHLEYAVPHDDEEPRHILEKIVWAKDREIDVARDKVPLDNLKQQIAKLPATKDFLGALRSAAKTPAVIAEVKKASPSKGVIREDFDPVAIAKAYAAGGASCLSVLTDKTFFQGGFDVLVEVRQAVDLPLLCKEFVLSPYQLFQARAAGADAVLLIAAILSDQDLRYLNKAAAALDLTVLVEVHDATELDRVLSIGGFPLIGINNRDLTSFETDLGTTERLLNDFNDRLKQEDALLVSESGLFSRADLDRVQAAGAAAVLVGEALMRQPDVEEALLQLMNG; from the coding sequence ATGGAGATCCGCCGTCGTCCCCCCAACCCCAAGGTGCGGGTGGCCCATCTTGAATATGCGGTTCCTCACGATGACGAGGAGCCGCGTCACATCCTCGAAAAAATTGTCTGGGCAAAAGATCGTGAGATCGATGTGGCCCGCGACAAGGTCCCCCTGGACAACCTGAAGCAGCAGATTGCCAAGTTGCCTGCCACGAAGGATTTCCTGGGGGCTCTTCGGTCTGCCGCTAAGACACCGGCGGTGATCGCTGAGGTGAAAAAAGCGAGTCCCAGCAAAGGAGTGATTCGTGAGGATTTCGATCCGGTTGCGATCGCCAAGGCCTATGCAGCTGGCGGTGCAAGTTGCCTGTCGGTGCTCACCGACAAGACTTTTTTTCAGGGGGGCTTCGATGTCTTGGTGGAGGTCCGCCAGGCGGTTGACCTTCCTCTGCTCTGCAAAGAGTTTGTGCTGAGTCCATATCAGCTGTTTCAGGCCCGGGCAGCGGGCGCTGATGCGGTGCTGCTGATCGCGGCCATCCTGTCGGACCAGGATCTTCGTTATCTCAACAAGGCCGCAGCGGCTCTGGACCTCACGGTGTTGGTGGAAGTCCACGACGCCACCGAACTGGACAGGGTTCTCAGCATTGGTGGCTTCCCACTGATCGGGATCAACAACCGCGATCTCACCAGCTTCGAAACGGATCTGGGTACGACCGAGCGGCTGTTGAACGACTTCAACGACCGGTTGAAGCAAGAGGATGCACTGCTTGTGAGTGAGTCGGGTCTGTTCAGTAGAGCTGATCTTGATCGGGTTCAGGCCGCCGGTGCAGCAGCGGTGTTGGTGGGAGAAGCCTTGATGCGGCAGCCAGATGTTGAGGAGGCTCTGCTTCAGCTCATGAATGGCTAA